A single genomic interval of Chryseobacterium paludis harbors:
- a CDS encoding serine hydrolase — MKGLSVFLLILLSVKSFSQNQKEVYSIIDANAKKLKEKSGAYSVSFGIVKDGKVYTKHFGEIDKGKGNKADDNTYFEIASVTKLFTGQLLAQAVLENKINLDDDIRKYLKAPYPNLEYNGRAITIKDLISYKTALPRNLPDDTELRKNMTNETPFLYNKLGESYSKDQFKQDLGKVKLDTLPGSRYKYSNLSLELTGLILENIYGKNYETLLKENIFSKSGMDHTKLELGKNEVLANGYHTSGRLMPESKSLLWGSGGSKTKSTMGDMVKFLKYELDSGNKIAQESQRNISDSKENWFGYFWDDFGVTDKGKNGRKHGGSFGYQTWFAIYPELNLGICMTVNVSGMETFPDLQNAAYSLVEDLTIPSGKKEIYGYEIKGDHIVFTYIHPKNLDIKLVNTVSVVGSFNDWKPESKNYQLLKRENNRFELEIPKLNFEKGKPYSFKFVINNNGWLATPKNASNTDGSKYNNLLLKL; from the coding sequence ATGAAAGGACTTTCGGTTTTTTTATTGATTCTTCTGTCTGTGAAAAGTTTTTCACAAAACCAGAAAGAAGTGTATTCTATTATAGATGCCAATGCAAAAAAGTTAAAGGAAAAATCGGGAGCTTACTCAGTATCTTTTGGAATAGTGAAAGATGGTAAAGTTTATACAAAACATTTTGGAGAAATAGATAAAGGAAAAGGAAACAAAGCAGATGATAATACCTATTTTGAAATAGCTTCTGTTACTAAGCTTTTTACGGGACAGTTGCTGGCACAGGCAGTTTTGGAAAACAAAATTAATCTTGATGATGATATTCGTAAATATCTGAAAGCACCTTACCCGAATTTAGAATATAATGGAAGAGCTATTACAATTAAAGATCTTATTTCCTACAAAACAGCGTTGCCTCGTAATTTGCCTGATGATACTGAACTAAGGAAGAATATGACAAATGAAACTCCTTTTTTATATAATAAACTGGGCGAAAGCTATTCAAAAGATCAGTTTAAGCAGGATCTAGGAAAAGTAAAGCTGGACACTCTTCCTGGAAGTCGTTATAAGTATAGTAATTTGAGTCTCGAACTTACAGGATTGATATTAGAAAACATCTACGGAAAAAACTATGAGACATTGCTTAAAGAAAATATTTTTTCAAAATCAGGAATGGATCACACCAAGCTTGAACTAGGGAAAAATGAGGTTTTAGCGAATGGTTATCATACCAGTGGTCGATTGATGCCGGAATCGAAAAGTCTTTTATGGGGCTCTGGAGGTTCCAAAACCAAATCTACAATGGGAGATATGGTGAAGTTTTTAAAGTATGAACTTGATTCAGGAAACAAAATTGCTCAGGAATCTCAAAGAAATATCAGTGACAGTAAAGAAAACTGGTTTGGATATTTTTGGGATGATTTTGGGGTAACAGATAAAGGGAAAAATGGGCGTAAACATGGTGGTTCTTTTGGATATCAGACTTGGTTTGCTATATACCCTGAACTTAATTTAGGAATCTGTATGACCGTAAATGTCAGTGGTATGGAGACTTTTCCAGATCTTCAGAATGCAGCTTATAGTTTAGTAGAAGATCTAACTATTCCATCGGGTAAAAAAGAAATTTATGGCTATGAAATAAAAGGAGATCATATAGTTTTTACTTATATCCATCCAAAAAATTTAGATATAAAACTGGTTAATACAGTTTCTGTAGTAGGATCTTTCAACGATTGGAAACCTGAAAGTAAAAATTATCAGCTACTGAAAAGAGAAAATAACCGTTTTGAACTAGAAATTCCCAAATTAAATTTTGAAAAAGGGAAACCTTATTCTTTTAAATTTGTAATCAATAATAACGGGTGGCTTGCAACCCCAAAAAACGCTTCCAATACAGATGGATCAAAATACAATAATCTGCTATTGAAGCTGTAA
- a CDS encoding WG repeat-containing protein — MPFLLLLLPIISFSQKKDVLTYFKSKDSLVGVKDQNGKIIIPAQFKVFSILEDGEQVKEETIYFDGPKEGEAREKNAWGYVYDKKGNFLYRPFFYDNGADYFAEGVRRFVKNGKVGFADRNGKAIIEAKHDFVSPFNYGYAAFCDGCDWEKTEDEHKAIVGGTWGVMNFKGEIVQSRTKLSENDVEVNGVFYPYPFEYNEKERNILQFFKKQNKMLSSIYYVNLYNKLSNDEKKLFFEITERPKENFPFFKVESYDYRKMETDFRFKFIISEDGKQFYALDYDVEKLPFDKWLKKEMKEAEEYQKEHPDNPNKFINNNNP; from the coding sequence ATGCCTTTTTTACTTTTATTATTACCTATAATTTCCTTTTCGCAAAAAAAGGATGTCTTAACGTATTTTAAATCGAAAGATTCTTTAGTTGGAGTAAAAGATCAGAACGGGAAAATTATAATTCCTGCGCAATTTAAGGTGTTTTCTATTCTTGAAGATGGTGAACAGGTAAAAGAGGAAACCATTTATTTTGATGGTCCTAAAGAAGGTGAAGCTAGAGAGAAGAATGCATGGGGATATGTCTATGATAAAAAAGGAAACTTTCTATACAGACCTTTCTTTTATGATAACGGAGCTGATTATTTCGCTGAAGGTGTAAGAAGGTTTGTAAAAAATGGGAAAGTTGGTTTTGCAGATAGAAATGGTAAAGCCATTATTGAAGCAAAACATGATTTCGTTTCTCCTTTTAATTATGGATATGCTGCATTTTGTGACGGCTGTGACTGGGAGAAAACTGAAGATGAGCATAAAGCAATTGTTGGCGGAACATGGGGAGTGATGAACTTTAAAGGAGAAATTGTTCAATCCAGAACTAAATTATCTGAAAATGATGTGGAAGTGAATGGAGTATTTTATCCCTATCCTTTTGAATACAATGAAAAGGAGAGGAATATTCTTCAATTTTTCAAAAAACAAAATAAGATGCTCTCTAGTATCTATTATGTGAACCTTTATAATAAATTATCCAATGATGAGAAGAAGTTATTCTTTGAGATCACGGAGAGGCCAAAAGAAAATTTTCCGTTCTTTAAAGTTGAAAGTTATGATTACCGAAAAATGGAAACCGATTTCCGGTTTAAATTCATCATTTCAGAAGATGGTAAACAGTTTTATGCACTTGACTATGATGTGGAGAAACTCCCTTTTGATAAATGGTTAAAGAAAGAAATGAAAGAGGCAGAAGAATATCAAAAGGAACATCCGGATAATCCGAATAAATTTATAAATAACAATAACCCATGA
- the purB gene encoding adenylosuccinate lyase has translation MNSYKNPLEERYSSEEMLFNFSHNNKFRTWRQLWIALAEIEKDLGLEISDEQIAELKANAENIDYEKAAEYEKKFRHDVMAHVHTYGDVAPSAKGIIHLGATSAFVGDNTDLIQIRDGLLILKKKLVNVMKNLADFSIQYKDLPTLGFTHFQPAQLTTVGKRATLWLQSLVLDIEELDFFLETLRFRGVKGTTGTAASFLELFNGDYSKVKHLDKELSKRFGFDKVFGVSGQTYDRKIDAKVVALLSNIAQSAHKFSNDLRLLQNLKEVEEPFEKNQIGSSAMAYKRNPMRSERIGALAKYVMSLTTSSAMVASTQWFERTLDDSANKRLTIPQAFLAVDAILLIWNNIMNGIVVYPNRINKHIEEELPFMATEYIIMEEVKAGGDRQEIHEVIRVHSMEASKKVKEEGKENDLIERILNDDSLKLDKSKLKEVLDPKNFIGFAPIQTEEFINNEVQPILDQNKDLIGLEADLKV, from the coding sequence ATGAATTCCTACAAAAATCCATTGGAAGAGCGCTACTCCAGCGAAGAAATGTTATTTAATTTCTCACATAATAATAAATTCCGTACTTGGAGACAACTTTGGATCGCTCTTGCTGAAATCGAAAAAGATCTTGGCCTTGAAATTTCTGATGAGCAAATCGCAGAGTTGAAAGCTAATGCTGAAAATATCGATTATGAAAAAGCAGCCGAGTATGAGAAAAAATTCCGTCATGATGTAATGGCTCACGTTCACACATATGGTGATGTGGCACCTTCAGCAAAAGGAATTATACATTTAGGAGCTACTTCAGCTTTTGTAGGTGATAATACAGACTTAATTCAAATCCGTGACGGGCTTTTGATCTTAAAGAAAAAGCTTGTTAACGTAATGAAAAATCTTGCTGATTTTTCAATTCAATATAAAGATCTTCCTACTTTAGGATTCACTCACTTCCAGCCGGCTCAGCTAACAACGGTAGGAAAAAGAGCAACACTTTGGTTACAGAGTTTGGTTCTTGATATAGAAGAACTTGATTTCTTCCTGGAAACATTGCGTTTCAGAGGAGTAAAAGGAACTACAGGAACTGCAGCAAGTTTCCTGGAGCTTTTCAACGGAGATTATTCTAAGGTAAAACATTTAGATAAAGAACTTTCAAAAAGATTCGGTTTCGATAAAGTTTTTGGAGTTTCAGGACAGACTTACGATAGAAAGATTGATGCAAAAGTGGTGGCGTTATTGTCAAACATTGCCCAGTCAGCACATAAATTCAGTAACGATTTACGTTTACTTCAAAACCTTAAGGAAGTTGAAGAGCCATTTGAAAAAAATCAAATCGGTTCATCTGCAATGGCTTACAAACGTAACCCAATGAGAAGTGAAAGAATCGGAGCATTGGCAAAATATGTGATGTCTTTAACGACAAGTTCTGCAATGGTAGCTTCTACACAATGGTTTGAAAGAACCTTGGATGACTCTGCAAACAAAAGATTAACGATTCCTCAGGCTTTCTTAGCCGTTGACGCCATCCTATTGATCTGGAACAACATCATGAATGGAATTGTAGTATATCCAAACAGAATCAACAAGCATATCGAAGAAGAACTACCTTTCATGGCAACTGAATATATCATCATGGAAGAAGTAAAAGCAGGTGGAGACCGTCAGGAGATCCACGAGGTAATTAGAGTTCATTCTATGGAAGCTTCTAAAAAAGTAAAAGAAGAAGGAAAAGAAAATGACCTTATTGAAAGAATCTTAAATGATGATTCTTTAAAACTTGATAAATCGAAATTAAAAGAAGTTTTAGATCCTAAAAATTTCATTGGCTTTGCACCGATTCAAACGGAAGAGTTCATTAATAATGAAGTTCAACCAATTCTCGATCAAAACAAAGACCTGATAGGACTGGAAGCTGATCTAAAAGTATAA
- a CDS encoding CocE/NonD family hydrolase, with product MLKYLLFLFLCISGIFYSQQTKETRIKDKESLYDIQDSVMIKTRDGAEISAMIVKKKEVSQPLPVIFQFTIYVRDKGGDLQSLKDAADKGYIGVIAYTRGKRFSTSEIYPYEFDANDTYDVIDWISKQKWNNGSIGMYGGSYNGFTQWAACKTLHPALKTIVPYVANRPGMGLPMENNIFINPNYEWAFYVGNNKYLDNEVGNDRQRFRKMMFKWWETGVPYNKMDSIDGQPNRSFQRWISHPEFDVYWQKMAPYKEDFKKINIPVLAFDGYYNDSQNSSLYYLKELDKYNPRNSSYLIIGPYSHYGTQAGGEKIVNGYKVDSLSLVDIKKITYEWFDFILKKGKKPQILKNKINYEVMGANEWRSAPSFESMHNEIWQFYLSGQKRNDCYFLDPKLSDKNTYLSQTVNYADRENTTNDEYYPDPIEKDEINKSNGFVFMSDPLKKSMIINGSFLGALNIAINKKDVDLGITLYELTPEGKYFHLSYYIGRASYAKDITKRNLIKPEEKTLIQFSNTHFISKQIQKGSRIVVTINVNKNPFSQLNYGTGKEVSTETIKDASIPLVIKWYNDSYVKIPVLNE from the coding sequence ATGTTAAAATATCTGCTCTTTCTTTTCTTATGTATATCTGGAATATTTTATAGTCAGCAAACAAAAGAAACCCGTATAAAAGATAAAGAAAGTCTTTATGATATTCAGGATAGCGTGATGATAAAAACACGGGATGGAGCGGAAATTTCCGCAATGATAGTAAAGAAAAAAGAAGTTTCGCAGCCCCTTCCGGTTATTTTTCAATTTACAATATATGTCCGTGATAAAGGAGGAGATCTTCAAAGCTTGAAAGATGCTGCGGATAAAGGCTATATTGGTGTTATTGCTTATACTCGCGGAAAAAGATTCAGTACAAGTGAAATTTATCCATATGAGTTTGATGCCAATGATACATATGATGTAATTGATTGGATAAGTAAACAAAAATGGAATAATGGAAGTATAGGAATGTATGGTGGAAGTTACAATGGTTTTACCCAATGGGCTGCTTGTAAAACACTGCATCCGGCTCTTAAAACTATTGTTCCCTATGTTGCAAACAGACCCGGAATGGGGCTTCCTATGGAAAACAATATTTTCATAAATCCTAACTATGAGTGGGCATTTTATGTTGGAAATAACAAATATCTGGATAACGAAGTGGGTAATGACAGACAACGTTTTAGAAAAATGATGTTTAAATGGTGGGAAACAGGTGTTCCTTATAATAAAATGGACAGTATTGATGGACAGCCAAACCGATCATTTCAACGATGGATCTCACACCCGGAATTTGATGTCTACTGGCAAAAAATGGCACCCTACAAAGAAGATTTTAAGAAAATTAATATTCCTGTTCTTGCTTTTGACGGCTATTATAATGATTCGCAAAATTCAAGTCTTTATTATCTCAAAGAATTGGATAAATACAATCCAAGAAACTCATCTTATTTAATAATTGGCCCGTACAGTCATTACGGAACGCAAGCTGGCGGCGAAAAAATAGTAAACGGATATAAAGTTGACAGCCTATCTCTGGTCGATATCAAGAAGATTACATATGAATGGTTTGATTTTATTTTGAAAAAAGGGAAAAAACCTCAAATTCTCAAAAATAAGATCAATTATGAAGTTATGGGAGCAAATGAATGGCGAAGTGCACCTTCTTTTGAAAGTATGCATAATGAGATATGGCAATTTTATCTTTCAGGACAAAAACGAAATGATTGTTATTTTCTCGATCCCAAATTGTCTGACAAAAATACATACTTATCCCAGACTGTAAATTATGCAGATCGTGAAAATACTACTAATGATGAATACTATCCAGATCCTATCGAAAAAGATGAAATTAATAAAAGTAATGGATTTGTCTTTATGAGTGATCCCCTAAAAAAGTCAATGATCATCAATGGTTCTTTTTTAGGAGCTTTAAATATTGCTATTAATAAAAAAGATGTGGATTTGGGAATAACGTTATATGAATTAACCCCTGAAGGTAAATATTTTCATCTGTCGTATTATATAGGTAGGGCCAGTTATGCAAAAGATATTACAAAAAGAAATTTAATTAAGCCCGAGGAAAAAACGTTAATACAATTTAGCAATACACATTTTATTAGCAAACAGATTCAAAAAGGCAGCAGAATTGTTGTGACCATCAACGTAAATAAAAATCCATTTTCTCAACTTAATTATGGAACTGGAAAAGAAGTAAGTACTGAAACGATAAAGGATGCTTCAATACCTTTGGTCATTAAATGGTATAATGATAGTTATGTGAAAATTCCGGTTTTAAATGAATAA